The genomic region CACAACATCCACCGCAACCTCCTCTCGCGGGTGTTCACTCCCCGCAAGGTGCAGGCGCTGGAACCGCAGATCCGCGAGTTCACCACCCGCTGCCTGGATCCGTTGAGGGACGGCGACAGATTCGACTTCGTCAACGACCTCGGTGAGCAGATGCCGATGCGGGTGATCGGCATGCTCCTCGGCATTCCCGAGGAGGATCAGCGCCGCGTCACCGAACACGGCGAGGCGACCCTGCAGACGGATTCGACGGAGCTGATGGCCACCGGCGAGGTGTTCGCCGAGTTCATCGACTACCGGATGGAGCATCCGTCCGACGACATCATGACCGACCTGCTCAACGCGGAGTTCGAGGACGAGACCGGCACGGTCCGCAAGCTCCGCCGCGACGAGCTGCTGATGTACCTGACCGTGATCGCAACGGCGGGCAGCGAGACGACGACGCGGCTGATCGGTTGGGCCGGAAAGACTCTCGCCGACTACCCGGACCAGCGTGCACAACTGGTCGCCGACCCGTCGCTGATCCCGCAGGCGATCGAGGAGATCCTGCGCTGGGAGCCGCCTGCGCTGCAGATCGGCCGCTACGTGACCCGCGATGTGGAGTACTACGGTCAGACGGTGCCGGAGGGCTCGGCGATGCTGTTGCTCGTCGGCGCCGCCAACCGCGACCACCGCCGGTTCCCGCCCAACGGTGACGTGTTCGACATCCACCGGGAACAGCGCTCGCACATGACATTCGGCGCAGGAACCCACTTCTGCATGGGCAACGCGCTGGCCCGACTGGAGGGCCGCATCGCGCTCGAGGAGATTCTCAAGCGGTTCCCCGAGTGGGAGGTCGACTGGGACAACGCGCGCCCGTCACCGACCACCGCGGTCCGCGGTTGGCAGTCGCTGCCCACGTTCGTCACCCACGCTTAACCACCCGTAAACCACACCCCACACATCAAAAGGACTGGCACACATGGCAGGACGCGTAGAAGGCAAGGTCGCATTCATCACCGGCGCGGCGCGCGGTCAGGGTCGCGCGCACGCGGTGCGGCTGGCGCAGGAGGGCGCCGACATCATCGCCGTCGACATCTGCGATCAGCTCGACAGCGTGCAGATCCCGTTGGCGACGCCCGAGGACCTCGCCGAGACCGCCGACCTGGTCAAGAACCTGGGCCGGCGCATCTACACCGAGCAGGTCGACGTCCGTGACTTCGACAAGCTCAAGGCCGCCGTCGACGCGGGTGTCGAGGAACTGGGCCGGCTGGACATCATCGTCGCCAACGCCGGTATCGGCAACGGTGGTGAGACGCTGGACAAGACCAGCGAGCGCGACTGGACCGACATGATCGACGTCAACCTGGCGGGCGTCTGGAAGACGGTGAAAGCCGGTGTGCCGCACATCATCGCGGGCGGCCGTGGCGGATCGATCATCCTGACCAGCTCG from Mycolicibacterium phlei harbors:
- a CDS encoding cytochrome P450 — encoded protein: MNPYAVFARIREEAPLYYNDKHDFYALSRFDDVNKAVIDHETFISSRGAVLEIIKSGMEIPPGTLIFEDPPIHNIHRNLLSRVFTPRKVQALEPQIREFTTRCLDPLRDGDRFDFVNDLGEQMPMRVIGMLLGIPEEDQRRVTEHGEATLQTDSTELMATGEVFAEFIDYRMEHPSDDIMTDLLNAEFEDETGTVRKLRRDELLMYLTVIATAGSETTTRLIGWAGKTLADYPDQRAQLVADPSLIPQAIEEILRWEPPALQIGRYVTRDVEYYGQTVPEGSAMLLLVGAANRDHRRFPPNGDVFDIHREQRSHMTFGAGTHFCMGNALARLEGRIALEEILKRFPEWEVDWDNARPSPTTAVRGWQSLPTFVTHA
- a CDS encoding mycofactocin-coupled SDR family oxidoreductase — protein: MAGRVEGKVAFITGAARGQGRAHAVRLAQEGADIIAVDICDQLDSVQIPLATPEDLAETADLVKNLGRRIYTEQVDVRDFDKLKAAVDAGVEELGRLDIIVANAGIGNGGETLDKTSERDWTDMIDVNLAGVWKTVKAGVPHIIAGGRGGSIILTSSVGGLKAYPHTGHYVAAKHGVVGLMRTFAVELGAQNIRVNSVHPTNVNTPLFMNEPTMKLFRPDLENPGPEDLKVVAQLMHTLPIGWVEPEDIANAVLFLASDEARYITGVTLPVDGGSCLK